Proteins found in one Oribacterium sp. oral taxon 102 genomic segment:
- a CDS encoding glycosyltransferase — translation MENKIKKKMAFIDNSNFLNWPMGGMLEYELSILGHLCEEYDVDLWGVSVDGISVETINVCGVEHKLNIYGNVQTKNKVIPNYWLGLSILTCKEFKIKKYDVIYAHTGSCFVGAVLGNKYERNTVKVYHQHGLSYKTNHSLMVGIQKPFYWLSQRMADIVFLVTDDKSAQNYSATMRKKSKATFVGIGSPIRIEKFNHENIVRRIEKRKEERIETFIYVGRLSQEKNVSQMIEAFRIFIDRYKSTANLCLIGDGPDRFNVEETINRLNLTGQVILEGTKPHAETFKLLENADAFLISSKGEGVSLAVLEAYASGLPVVCFSVPGLEAQIVDGVTGKVAEKLSPDSFADAMKFVEDNKTQLSFHCLETAKNYDTSIISQKIIDEIEKK, via the coding sequence ATGGAAAACAAAATCAAGAAAAAAATGGCTTTTATCGATAACTCTAATTTTTTGAATTGGCCAATGGGTGGAATGCTGGAATATGAATTATCTATATTAGGGCATTTATGTGAAGAATACGATGTTGACTTGTGGGGAGTTAGTGTCGATGGAATTTCTGTGGAAACAATAAACGTTTGTGGAGTTGAGCATAAACTAAATATATATGGTAATGTTCAGACTAAGAATAAGGTGATTCCAAATTATTGGTTAGGACTAAGCATATTGACTTGTAAAGAATTTAAAATAAAAAAATATGATGTGATTTATGCGCATACTGGGAGTTGCTTTGTTGGTGCTGTTTTAGGAAATAAGTATGAAAGAAATACAGTTAAGGTATACCATCAACATGGTCTAAGCTATAAAACAAATCATTCCTTGATGGTTGGAATTCAAAAGCCATTTTATTGGTTGTCCCAAAGAATGGCGGATATAGTTTTTCTAGTAACCGATGATAAAAGTGCACAGAATTATAGTGCTACTATGAGAAAAAAAAGTAAAGCAACTTTCGTTGGAATTGGAAGTCCAATAAGAATTGAAAAATTTAATCATGAAAATATCGTTAGGCGAATTGAAAAACGAAAAGAAGAGCGAATTGAAACTTTTATTTATGTTGGCAGATTAAGCCAAGAAAAGAATGTTTCACAAATGATAGAGGCTTTTAGGATATTTATTGATCGATATAAGAGTACTGCAAATTTGTGTTTGATTGGTGATGGACCGGATAGATTTAATGTAGAGGAGACCATAAACCGGTTAAATTTAACTGGACAAGTTATCCTTGAGGGAACAAAGCCGCATGCCGAAACTTTCAAATTATTGGAGAACGCCGATGCATTTTTAATTAGTTCAAAGGGTGAGGGTGTTTCGTTAGCAGTATTAGAGGCTTATGCGTCTGGGTTACCAGTAGTATGCTTTTCAGTTCCGGGACTTGAGGCACAAATAGTTGATGGCGTTACGGGTAAAGTGGCAGAAAAACTAAGTCCTGATTCTTTCGCGGATGCAATGAAATTCGTTGAAGATAATAAAACACAATTGTCCTTTCATTGCTTGGAAACAGCAAAAAATTATGATACATCGATTATTTCACAAAAGATAATAGACGAAATAGAAAAAAAGTGA
- a CDS encoding glycosyltransferase, producing the protein MKVMHYSLGFPPYRSGGLTKFCVDLMVQQAKEGHSIALLWPGQMGFISKKTSIRTSKVDFDGQSILSLELVNPLPISFDEGIINIDEFTKDVNSNIYEKILSEFQPDVIHVHTLMGLHRSFLETAKRMKIRLIFTAHDFFPICPKVTMFRQGKICDCVNSYEYCGVCNTTALSLVKIKILQSPIYRYLKDVEIIKRLRKSHRDNFLSESKVDNDTGVIGLTEDYEKLRNYYYSLLKMMDVIHYNSSITKKVYESVFELPNNCVIPVMHSGIKDNKRIKEYSNDFIRIRYLGPQGGAKGFFFSRRHLMNYGVKNRIFA; encoded by the coding sequence ATGAAGGTGATGCATTATTCATTAGGATTCCCACCATATAGGTCAGGCGGATTAACTAAATTTTGCGTCGACCTTATGGTTCAACAGGCAAAAGAAGGACATTCGATAGCGTTACTTTGGCCTGGGCAAATGGGGTTTATAAGCAAAAAAACATCGATAAGAACAAGTAAGGTTGATTTTGACGGTCAAAGTATTCTCAGCTTAGAACTGGTGAATCCATTGCCAATTTCGTTTGATGAGGGGATTATTAACATTGATGAATTCACTAAGGATGTTAATAGTAATATATATGAAAAAATATTGAGCGAATTTCAACCGGATGTTATTCATGTCCATACACTGATGGGACTTCATAGGAGTTTTCTGGAAACAGCAAAACGGATGAAAATTCGCCTTATATTTACGGCACACGATTTCTTCCCTATTTGCCCGAAGGTTACAATGTTTCGACAAGGAAAAATATGCGATTGTGTTAATAGCTACGAGTATTGCGGAGTATGTAATACCACAGCGTTAAGTTTAGTTAAAATAAAAATCCTTCAATCTCCTATTTATCGATATTTAAAAGATGTGGAAATTATTAAAAGACTAAGAAAAAGCCATAGAGATAATTTCTTGAGTGAGTCTAAAGTGGATAATGACACAGGAGTAATTGGACTAACAGAGGATTACGAGAAACTGCGAAACTACTATTATTCGCTCTTAAAAATGATGGATGTAATACATTACAACAGTAGTATAACCAAAAAAGTGTATGAATCTGTGTTTGAGCTTCCCAATAATTGCGTGATTCCAGTTATGCATTCAGGTATAAAAGATAATAAAAGAATAAAAGAGTATTCAAACGATTTTATTAGAATTCGCTACTTAGGACCACAGGGGGGGGCAAAGGGTTTTTTCTTCTCCAGGCGGCACTTGATGAATTATGGAGTAAAAAACAGAATTTTTGCTTAG
- the rplJ gene encoding 50S ribosomal protein L10 gives MAKVELKQPIIDEIKGLLDNAVSVTVVDYRGLTVAQDTELRKQLREAGVAYKVFKNTLVKRAAEGSDYAQLDGILEGPNAIAVCKDDATAAARIIAKFAKTAPALELRGAVVEGVYYDEKAVQALSEIPSREELLGRLLGSMQSPITNLARVLNQIAEKSGDAA, from the coding sequence ATGGCAAAGGTAGAACTTAAGCAGCCGATTATCGACGAGATCAAGGGACTCCTTGATAACGCGGTATCCGTAACCGTCGTAGACTATCGCGGTCTGACTGTTGCACAGGATACGGAGCTCCGTAAGCAGCTGAGAGAAGCCGGCGTAGCGTACAAGGTCTTCAAGAACACGCTGGTCAAGAGAGCGGCAGAGGGCAGCGATTACGCGCAGCTTGACGGTATCCTTGAGGGACCGAATGCGATCGCAGTCTGCAAGGACGATGCTACAGCCGCGGCGAGGATCATTGCGAAGTTCGCGAAGACCGCCCCGGCGCTGGAGCTGCGGGGAGCTGTGGTAGAGGGCGTTTACTACGATGAGAAGGCAGTACAGGCTCTCTCGGAGATCCCATCCAGAGAGGAGCTGCTTGGAAGGCTTCTCGGCTCCATGCAGTCTCCGATCACCAATCTTGCCCGTGTTCTCAATCAGATCGCGGAGAAGAGCGGCGACGCGGCATGA
- the rpmG gene encoding 50S ribosomal protein L33 → MRTKIILACTECKQRNYFITKEKKLHPDRMEVNKYCRFCKKHTLHKETK, encoded by the coding sequence GTGCGTACAAAGATTATTTTAGCATGTACAGAATGTAAGCAGAGGAACTACTTTATTACGAAGGAAAAGAAGCTTCATCCGGATCGTATGGAAGTGAACAAGTACTGCAGATTCTGCAAGAAGCACACCCTGCACAAGGAGACAAAGTAA
- the secE gene encoding preprotein translocase subunit SecE, which yields MQNEKTSFFKSFLGGLRTEYNKIIFPTRQDVVKQSAAVIIASFLIGGLIAALDLVMKTGLGYILK from the coding sequence ATGCAAAACGAGAAGACATCCTTTTTCAAGAGCTTCCTCGGGGGCTTAAGGACGGAATATAACAAGATTATTTTCCCGACCAGGCAGGATGTTGTGAAGCAGAGCGCTGCAGTCATCATTGCCAGCTTCCTGATTGGCGGACTGATTGCTGCTCTCGACCTCGTTATGAAGACAGGACTCGGATATATTCTTAAGTAA
- the rplK gene encoding 50S ribosomal protein L11: MAKKVTGYIKLQIPAGKATPAPPVGPALGQHGVNIVAFTKEFNARTANEGDLIIPVVITVYADRSFSFITKTPPAAVLIKKACKLQKASGQPNKNKVATISKADLQKIAETKMKDLNAASLEAAMSMIAGTCRSMGVTVEQ, from the coding sequence ATGGCAAAGAAGGTTACAGGTTATATCAAGTTACAGATTCCCGCTGGTAAAGCAACCCCAGCACCCCCCGTCGGTCCGGCACTCGGACAGCACGGCGTAAATATCGTTGCATTCACGAAGGAGTTCAATGCGAGAACAGCCAATGAGGGTGATCTGATCATCCCGGTTGTCATCACAGTTTATGCGGACAGAAGCTTCAGCTTCATCACGAAGACTCCTCCTGCAGCCGTTCTGATCAAGAAGGCTTGTAAGCTTCAGAAGGCTTCCGGCCAGCCGAACAAGAACAAGGTTGCAACCATCAGCAAGGCTGATCTTCAGAAGATTGCAGAGACCAAGATGAAGGATCTGAACGCTGCATCTCTTGAGGCTGCTATGTCAATGATCGCAGGTACCTGCAGATCCATGGGCGTCACAGTAGAACAGTAA
- the rplL gene encoding 50S ribosomal protein L7/L12 — MAKLTTEEFIAAIKELSVLELNELVKACEEEFGVSAAAGVVVAAAGGAGAAAAEEKTEFDVELTEAGPNKIKVIKVVREATGLGLKEAKEAVEAAPKVLKEGVSKAEADELKAKLEAEGAKVTLK; from the coding sequence ATGGCTAAGTTAACAACGGAAGAGTTTATCGCAGCGATCAAGGAGCTTTCTGTTCTCGAGCTGAATGAGCTGGTTAAGGCTTGTGAGGAGGAGTTCGGCGTATCTGCAGCTGCAGGCGTGGTAGTGGCAGCAGCGGGTGGTGCAGGCGCAGCGGCAGCTGAGGAGAAGACCGAGTTTGACGTAGAGCTCACCGAGGCAGGTCCGAACAAGATCAAGGTCATCAAGGTCGTTCGTGAGGCTACCGGTCTTGGGCTGAAGGAGGCGAAGGAGGCTGTCGAGGCAGCTCCGAAGGTTCTCAAGGAGGGTGTTTCCAAGGCAGAGGCTGATGAGCTCAAGGCGAAGCTTGAGGCAGAGGGCGCGAAGGTTACCCTTAAGTAA
- a CDS encoding LysR family transcriptional regulator, whose translation MDLKRIENIIRIAEERNITRAADKLFLSQPALNLQLLNLEKELGTKLFYRRGNEWSITEAGRIYVETARRMLALKKDCYSRISDIAKLHNEEIAIGASGIQGDHMMTSIYGKFHRQFPNVKLQLNIMKGLKAQELVRNSTIDLGIILMGDKQSYHLQYDLLARVEVLLAIAADSPYLSHLEREENGEEVMDLRHLQDVPFVLGAKDSTERYVSEQAFERAGVDDPAVYMEAEGISYPMAMVAAGECCSLIGAYNKPVMPVGIRLVKLKSHPMMNALAVRRKDTHLSEPMELLIRLAREYWEQFS comes from the coding sequence ATGGATTTAAAGCGAATCGAAAATATCATCCGAATTGCAGAGGAACGAAATATCACACGCGCAGCGGACAAGCTCTTCCTCTCCCAGCCGGCTCTGAACCTGCAGCTCCTCAATCTGGAAAAGGAGCTCGGCACGAAGCTCTTCTACCGGAGAGGCAACGAATGGTCCATCACCGAGGCCGGCCGCATCTATGTCGAGACCGCCCGCAGGATGCTGGCGCTGAAAAAGGACTGCTATTCCAGAATCTCCGATATCGCGAAGCTGCACAATGAGGAGATCGCCATCGGTGCCTCCGGCATTCAGGGAGACCATATGATGACCTCGATCTATGGGAAATTTCACCGGCAATTCCCGAATGTCAAGCTGCAGCTGAATATCATGAAGGGACTGAAGGCGCAGGAGCTGGTGCGGAACAGCACGATCGATCTCGGCATCATCCTGATGGGCGATAAGCAGAGCTATCATTTGCAGTATGATCTCCTCGCGAGGGTCGAGGTGCTGCTCGCGATCGCCGCGGACAGCCCTTATCTCTCGCATCTCGAGCGGGAGGAGAACGGCGAGGAGGTCATGGATCTCCGTCATCTGCAGGATGTCCCCTTCGTACTCGGCGCGAAGGACTCTACCGAGCGCTATGTCTCCGAGCAGGCGTTCGAGCGGGCAGGCGTCGATGATCCTGCCGTATATATGGAGGCGGAGGGCATCAGCTATCCGATGGCGATGGTCGCCGCCGGAGAGTGCTGCTCCCTGATCGGCGCTTACAACAAACCGGTCATGCCTGTCGGCATCCGCCTCGTCAAGCTGAAGAGCCATCCCATGATGAACGCGCTCGCCGTGAGAAGGAAGGATACGCATCTCTCCGAGCCGATGGAGCTGCTGATCCGGCTCGCGAGGGAATACTGGGAGCAGTTCAGCTGA
- a CDS encoding acyltransferase codes for MSILDVLLKIAGKDGFQLDPDIDKRYILLQCWKYGWMMIRGSIFSFGHKKIAKNVFIGKHVNVIEKKHLRIGNKTKLQDGVYIDALSKEGVDIGENVVIGRNTRIECTGSLQDIGKGIKIGNRTTFGNDCSFGAAGGIEIGDDVVAGQFIRFHSENHNFSDMTKLIREQGVTHQGIRIGNNCWIGAGVVFLDGATIADGTIVAANAVVTGVFPQNCVIGGVPAKIIKYRNE; via the coding sequence ATGAGTATTTTGGATGTATTGTTGAAGATCGCGGGAAAAGATGGCTTTCAACTTGATCCAGATATTGATAAAAGATACATATTGTTGCAATGTTGGAAATATGGTTGGATGATGATTAGAGGGAGTATTTTTTCCTTTGGACATAAAAAAATAGCAAAGAATGTTTTCATTGGAAAACATGTGAATGTTATTGAAAAGAAGCATCTTAGGATAGGTAACAAAACAAAGTTACAAGATGGCGTATATATAGATGCTCTTTCTAAAGAGGGTGTCGATATTGGAGAAAATGTTGTCATCGGCAGGAACACAAGAATTGAATGTACAGGTAGTCTTCAGGATATTGGTAAAGGTATAAAAATCGGCAATAGAACTACATTTGGAAATGATTGTTCATTCGGAGCAGCAGGTGGAATTGAAATTGGTGATGATGTAGTAGCTGGGCAGTTTATTCGATTCCACTCTGAAAACCACAATTTTTCAGATATGACAAAATTGATTAGAGAACAAGGTGTTACACATCAAGGCATTAGAATAGGTAATAATTGCTGGATTGGAGCAGGAGTAGTATTTCTTGATGGAGCAACAATTGCAGATGGTACTATAGTTGCTGCAAATGCTGTTGTTACGGGAGTGTTTCCGCAAAATTGTGTGATTGGTGGGGTCCCGGCAAAAATAATTAAATATAGAAATGAATAA
- a CDS encoding glycosyltransferase, whose product MSPYIKTHSRYAYAELEKIFEDTDILVAPSIWYETFGFTVLEALSYGIPVIISGNVGAKDILVNGAGIIIEDMDASKLAMILQDITVDKLREMNRIIVEKQTIMQVEDMSRQIEINCYGWEK is encoded by the coding sequence ATGTCGCCGTATATAAAAACACATAGTAGATATGCGTATGCAGAGTTAGAGAAAATCTTTGAAGATACAGATATCCTTGTAGCACCAAGTATCTGGTATGAGACCTTTGGATTTACGGTTTTAGAAGCACTTAGTTATGGAATTCCTGTGATTATAAGTGGGAACGTAGGTGCTAAAGATATTTTGGTAAATGGCGCCGGCATTATTATTGAAGATATGGATGCTTCGAAGTTGGCTATGATTTTGCAAGATATTACAGTGGATAAGCTTCGCGAGATGAATCGTATAATTGTAGAAAAACAGACAATTATGCAGGTCGAGGATATGTCAAGACAAATTGAAATAAATTGCTATGGATGGGAAAAGTGA
- a CDS encoding ComF family protein, translating to MEEEPLYMRALEWVFPRRCPVCAEIVEQDCRRSRKICPDCYSRLRFVSEPRCRGCGRRIADSAEELCGNCRRHSFHFEYGLVLLDYNEETMRSMADIKYKGRREYLDFYAEETVRRLGEQLRRLRVDGLVPVPVHRKRRIQRGYNQAELLARGIGRRLGLPVYPQALRRRRNTQALKELDAGQRRQALRTAIFPGKLPENARALLLVDDILTTGATMESCANALRAAGAERIYSFCLCAKSDASSHGS from the coding sequence ATGGAGGAAGAGCCGCTGTATATGCGGGCGCTGGAATGGGTTTTTCCCCGCCGTTGCCCGGTCTGCGCGGAAATCGTAGAGCAGGACTGCCGTCGGAGCCGGAAAATCTGTCCGGACTGCTACAGCCGCCTCCGTTTCGTCTCGGAGCCGCGCTGCAGAGGCTGCGGGCGGCGCATCGCAGACAGCGCAGAGGAGCTCTGCGGGAACTGCCGGCGGCACAGCTTTCATTTCGAATACGGGCTGGTGCTTCTGGACTATAATGAAGAGACGATGCGTTCCATGGCGGATATCAAATACAAGGGACGCCGGGAGTATCTGGATTTTTACGCAGAGGAGACGGTGCGGAGGCTGGGAGAGCAGCTCAGGCGGCTGCGGGTGGACGGACTGGTTCCGGTACCGGTGCATCGGAAAAGGAGGATACAGAGGGGCTACAATCAGGCGGAGCTCCTGGCGAGGGGGATCGGCAGGCGGCTGGGGCTGCCGGTTTACCCGCAGGCACTTCGCAGGAGGCGGAATACACAGGCGCTGAAGGAGCTGGACGCGGGACAGAGACGGCAGGCGCTCCGTACGGCGATCTTCCCGGGCAAGCTCCCGGAGAATGCGCGGGCGCTGCTCCTCGTGGACGATATTCTCACTACCGGCGCGACGATGGAAAGCTGTGCGAATGCGCTTCGTGCGGCAGGGGCGGAGCGCATCTACAGCTTCTGCCTCTGCGCCAAAAGCGATGCTTCGTCTCACGGCTCTTAG
- a CDS encoding sugar transferase has product MYRKRPGSLIKHIDFLILDLLCLLASLLLGFYFRQNNMRLWGQEAYRSAFLLIAMMHILIAVFGSAYRGVLRRGPLEELVAVFKHIGLVLSFTVILLFFIKASDILSRLVIVYTWLLSFLTVYAERLLWKQILKRHMKSTSRQLLLVAGRENAERVLEKLKKRMLDFEVCGVVLLGEEDVGEQAAWNDAAASPAASTQYILDVPIVAKAEELPAYLAANVVDEVLLSISEREALPKALLHDCALMGLTVHIEYAVLDDLPGARYHEQIAGIDVLTSYTNDVSAVEEGLKRLMDITGGLLGVLLTGILCIFLAPMIYLADPGPILFRQKRVGRNGRIFAIYKFRSMYQDAEQRKAELMAKNEMKGLMFKLEADPRIIGSGPDGTRHGLGHFLRSSSLDEFPQFWNVLRGDMSLVGTRPPTLEEYEQYDIHHRARLAIKPGITGLWQISGRSDIRDFEDVVRLDTEYIRNWSLWLDVKILLKTVWVVVMRKGSR; this is encoded by the coding sequence ATGTATCGGAAACGACCGGGAAGCCTGATAAAGCATATTGATTTTCTCATACTGGATCTGCTTTGTCTGCTGGCATCGCTGCTTCTGGGTTTCTATTTTCGCCAGAACAATATGCGGCTGTGGGGGCAGGAGGCATATCGCAGCGCTTTCCTGCTGATCGCTATGATGCACATCCTGATCGCCGTATTCGGTTCCGCCTACCGCGGAGTGCTCCGGAGAGGACCGCTGGAGGAGCTCGTCGCAGTTTTCAAGCATATCGGTCTGGTTCTCAGCTTCACTGTGATCCTGCTGTTCTTCATCAAGGCAAGCGATATCCTGTCGCGGCTGGTCATCGTGTATACCTGGCTGCTGTCCTTCCTGACGGTTTATGCCGAGCGTCTGCTATGGAAGCAGATTCTGAAGCGCCACATGAAGAGTACTTCCAGACAGCTCCTGCTCGTAGCGGGCAGGGAGAACGCGGAACGGGTGCTGGAGAAGCTGAAGAAGCGCATGCTTGACTTCGAGGTCTGCGGCGTGGTTCTCCTCGGAGAGGAGGATGTCGGAGAGCAGGCTGCATGGAATGATGCAGCAGCTTCTCCTGCGGCTTCGACACAATATATCCTGGATGTTCCGATCGTCGCCAAGGCCGAGGAGCTGCCTGCCTATCTTGCGGCGAATGTCGTGGACGAGGTTCTGCTCAGCATTTCGGAGCGGGAAGCGCTGCCGAAAGCGCTGCTTCATGACTGCGCGCTGATGGGGCTGACGGTGCATATCGAATACGCGGTACTGGATGATCTTCCCGGGGCGAGGTACCACGAGCAGATTGCGGGGATTGACGTCCTGACCAGCTATACCAATGATGTGTCAGCGGTAGAGGAAGGACTGAAGCGGCTGATGGATATCACGGGAGGGCTTCTCGGTGTGCTGCTCACCGGTATCCTCTGCATCTTTCTGGCGCCGATGATCTATCTTGCGGATCCCGGACCGATCCTCTTTCGTCAGAAACGTGTCGGCAGGAACGGAAGGATCTTTGCTATCTATAAGTTCCGCAGCATGTATCAGGACGCGGAGCAGCGCAAGGCGGAGCTGATGGCGAAAAACGAGATGAAGGGCCTTATGTTCAAGCTGGAAGCGGATCCCCGCATCATCGGCAGCGGTCCCGATGGGACGAGACATGGGCTCGGCCATTTCCTCCGAAGCAGCAGTCTCGACGAATTCCCGCAGTTCTGGAATGTCCTGCGGGGCGATATGTCCCTCGTCGGGACGCGCCCGCCCACACTCGAAGAGTATGAGCAGTACGACATTCATCACAGGGCGCGGCTTGCGATCAAGCCGGGCATCACAGGGCTCTGGCAGATCAGCGGCAGGAGTGACATCAGAGATTTCGAGGATGTAGTGCGGCTGGATACGGAGTATATCCGAAACTGGAGCCTGTGGCTGGATGTGAAGATCCTGCTGAAGACCGTCTGGGTAGTGGTGATGCGGAAGGGGTCAAGGTGA
- the cps2T gene encoding beta 1-4 rhamnosyltransferase Cps2T — translation MQHVYLVGAKSLGAYGGYETFVYKLTEYHQNKKNIKYHVACKVNGDGCMDETKLEGVSKLNDHEFEFHNAHCFKIKIPQIGPAQAIYYDCAALKACCEHIKKNHIPHPIVYIMACRIGPFMKHFYKEIHKLGGKVYLNPDGHEWMRAKWSKPVRAYWKASERMMVKYSDLVICDSVNIEKYIHQSYDGRGVRGADPKTIFIAYGADLTLSKLTDDDEKLVNWYREKGLKKKEYYLAVGRFVPENSFEVMIREFMKSKSERDFALITNVNDKFLNELEEKLHFKSDKRIKFVGTVYDQELLKKIRENAYAYFHGHTVGGTNPSLIEALGSTGLNLLVDVGFNKEVAEDCALYWSREDGMLAELIDKADQMSTDEIKKLGRRAKQRVAEEYTWDKICGQYEEVFTAENKKQIYKKD, via the coding sequence GTGCAGCATGTATACCTTGTCGGTGCGAAAAGTCTCGGAGCATATGGCGGTTATGAGACATTTGTTTATAAGCTCACAGAGTATCATCAGAATAAAAAGAATATTAAGTATCATGTTGCCTGCAAAGTAAACGGTGATGGATGCATGGATGAGACCAAGCTCGAAGGTGTGTCGAAGCTCAATGACCACGAGTTTGAATTCCATAATGCTCACTGCTTTAAAATCAAAATTCCTCAGATTGGACCGGCTCAGGCAATTTATTACGATTGTGCAGCACTTAAAGCCTGCTGCGAACACATCAAAAAGAATCACATCCCGCATCCGATTGTGTACATCATGGCATGCCGTATCGGGCCGTTCATGAAGCACTTCTACAAGGAAATCCACAAGTTAGGCGGAAAGGTTTATCTGAATCCAGATGGACATGAATGGATGAGAGCAAAGTGGTCGAAACCTGTGAGAGCTTACTGGAAGGCTTCGGAACGGATGATGGTCAAGTATTCTGACCTTGTCATTTGTGATTCTGTGAACATCGAGAAGTATATTCATCAAAGTTATGACGGCAGAGGAGTGCGTGGTGCTGATCCGAAGACTATATTCATTGCTTATGGAGCAGATTTAACGCTTAGTAAGTTGACAGACGATGACGAGAAGTTAGTGAACTGGTATAGAGAAAAAGGGCTGAAGAAAAAGGAGTATTACCTGGCAGTTGGTCGCTTTGTACCGGAGAACTCTTTTGAAGTAATGATCCGTGAGTTCATGAAGAGTAAGAGTGAACGTGATTTCGCACTGATTACGAATGTAAACGATAAGTTTCTGAATGAGCTGGAGGAGAAACTGCACTTTAAGAGCGATAAGAGAATCAAGTTTGTTGGCACCGTGTATGACCAGGAGTTGCTAAAGAAGATTAGAGAAAATGCTTACGCATATTTCCATGGCCACACGGTTGGCGGTACGAATCCGAGCCTTATCGAAGCACTGGGAAGTACTGGTCTGAATCTGCTCGTGGATGTTGGATTTAATAAAGAAGTTGCTGAGGACTGTGCACTTTATTGGAGCCGTGAAGATGGAATGTTGGCAGAGCTTATTGATAAGGCAGACCAGATGAGTACTGATGAGATTAAGAAGTTAGGACGGAGAGCCAAGCAGCGTGTTGCTGAAGAGTACACGTGGGATAAAATCTGCGGGCAGTATGAAGAAGTGTTTACTGCGGAGAATAAAAAACAGATATATAAAAAAGATTAA
- the rplA gene encoding 50S ribosomal protein L1, translated as MKIGKRYAEVAKTVDRQARYAELDAIQLVKKNATAKFDETVELHIRTGCDGRHADQQVRGSVVLPAGTGKKVRILVFAKGAKADEALAAGADFVGAEELIPRIQDGWFDYDVVIATPDMMGVVGRIGRLLGPKGLMPNPKTGTVTMDVTKAIADTKAGKVEYRLDKANIIHVPVGKASFTEDALKQNLDALMAAIVKARPSSLKGTYMKSATLTSTMGPGVKLDPLQFGA; from the coding sequence ATGAAAATTGGTAAGAGATATGCTGAAGTAGCAAAGACTGTTGACAGACAGGCAAGATACGCAGAGCTTGATGCGATTCAGCTGGTAAAGAAGAATGCAACCGCTAAATTCGACGAGACCGTGGAGCTCCACATCAGAACCGGATGTGACGGCAGACATGCCGATCAGCAGGTTCGCGGCTCCGTCGTTCTTCCTGCCGGAACCGGCAAGAAGGTCAGGATCCTCGTATTCGCAAAGGGCGCAAAGGCTGACGAAGCACTTGCAGCCGGTGCGGATTTCGTAGGAGCAGAGGAGCTCATCCCGAGAATTCAGGATGGCTGGTTTGATTATGATGTCGTGATCGCGACGCCGGATATGATGGGCGTGGTCGGACGGATCGGACGTCTGCTCGGCCCGAAGGGCCTCATGCCGAACCCGAAGACCGGTACGGTTACCATGGATGTCACGAAGGCGATCGCAGATACTAAGGCAGGTAAGGTAGAGTACAGACTGGACAAGGCGAATATCATCCATGTTCCGGTCGGCAAGGCTTCCTTCACCGAGGACGCGCTGAAGCAGAATCTGGACGCGCTGATGGCGGCGATCGTGAAGGCGAGACCGTCCAGCCTGAAGGGGACCTATATGAAGTCCGCTACCCTGACCTCCACCATGGGACCCGGCGTGAAGCTGGATCCGCTCCAGTTCGGCGCGTAA
- the nusG gene encoding transcription termination/antitermination protein NusG: MSEKNSEARWYVAHTYSGYENKVKMDLEKTIENRGLQDVILEVSVPMQPVIEMKNGVEKKTDKKMFPGYVLVNMVMNDETWYVVRNTRGVTGFVGPGSKPVPLSEEEILTLGYRESEVLVDFVVGDTVNVTSGAWKDTIGTIIEINEQKKTVTINVEMFGRDTPVELSYGEVQKLR; encoded by the coding sequence ATGTCAGAGAAGAATTCAGAGGCTCGCTGGTATGTGGCGCATACCTACTCAGGCTATGAGAACAAGGTAAAGATGGACCTCGAAAAGACGATTGAAAATCGCGGATTACAGGATGTGATTCTGGAGGTCAGCGTTCCGATGCAGCCGGTGATTGAGATGAAGAACGGCGTCGAGAAGAAGACTGACAAGAAGATGTTTCCGGGCTATGTGCTGGTGAATATGGTTATGAACGACGAAACATGGTATGTCGTGCGGAATACCCGCGGCGTGACCGGTTTTGTCGGTCCGGGATCCAAACCGGTTCCGCTTTCAGAGGAGGAGATTCTCACCCTTGGTTACAGAGAATCCGAGGTACTGGTTGATTTCGTGGTCGGAGATACGGTGAATGTCACTTCCGGAGCATGGAAGGATACGATCGGTACGATCATCGAAATCAATGAGCAGAAGAAGACCGTTACGATCAATGTTGAGATGTTCGGTCGGGACACTCCGGTAGAGTTATCCTACGGAGAGGTTCAGAAGCTGAGATGA